One window of the bacterium genome contains the following:
- the pdxT gene encoding pyridoxal 5'-phosphate synthase glutaminase subunit PdxT, which translates to MKIKTIGVLAVQGDVEPHLAMLQRVGANSIAVRRAEELLLCDGLILPGGESTAMTKLLHFIGMYDPLLRFAAEKKPMWGTCAGCILLGKQGDDPRVRSLGVMDITVARNAYGRQTESFTMNVTLREDPFPLPGVFIRAPIISQVGETVQVVGTLGEQIVHVEQGHLWASTFHPELTNDERLHRKFVEGLFC; encoded by the coding sequence ATGAAGATAAAAACCATCGGAGTGTTAGCGGTACAGGGCGATGTCGAGCCGCATCTGGCAATGCTCCAGCGGGTCGGCGCAAACAGCATCGCGGTGCGGAGAGCCGAGGAATTGCTGCTATGCGATGGGCTGATCCTGCCCGGCGGCGAGTCGACCGCCATGACCAAACTCCTGCACTTTATCGGGATGTACGACCCTCTACTCCGCTTCGCTGCGGAAAAGAAGCCGATGTGGGGCACCTGTGCCGGTTGCATCCTACTGGGAAAACAAGGGGACGATCCGCGGGTTCGTTCGCTGGGAGTGATGGATATAACTGTCGCCCGCAATGCCTATGGACGACAAACCGAATCATTCACAATGAATGTTACTCTACGCGAAGATCCCTTTCCGTTGCCGGGGGTATTCATCCGCGCTCCGATTATCTCGCAGGTTGGTGAAACGGTTCAGGTGGTCGGGACATTAGGCGAGCAAATTGTCCATGTCGAACAAGGACACCTTTGGGCGAGTACATTCCATCCCGAACTCACGAACGATGAGCGACTGCACCGGAAGTTTGTGGAGGGGTTATTTTGTTAA
- a CDS encoding metallophosphoesterase, translating into MPIWIRYMIFILIAAVILLGMHWVIYRQWRIALNVPPSAVWLRVVVLASAMWYIGSVAIGRSYPNFVTEIIFTGATVWLGFSVYFFLFGFAHEVVTGVAWLTKLHKPLHLEFSQLQRYIAQGSIAVAILISFWGIVVAHGKFTIRQVEHYIPNLDPALDGFKIVMVSDIHIGAIHREGFMQKVAAGINARKPDLVLIPGDVADGDRYRLSEKVAPLLQLKTKHGVYWSTGNHEYYTGAGTVVDAMERAGVPALLNRAVYVADRKLIIAGVNDPTDRQMGGEGMRLDKALAGVDTALPIILLSHQPLRFKEAFAAGVDVMLSGHTHGGQTWPFNYIVNRIWPVPRGIYRQDNSMLYVSVGIGTWGPPMRLGQPPEIVEIVLRPGQTKEYLPGRNTVATK; encoded by the coding sequence GTGCCGATCTGGATACGTTACATGATTTTTATTTTGATCGCTGCAGTAATTCTGTTGGGAATGCATTGGGTTATCTACCGGCAATGGCGAATTGCCTTGAATGTCCCTCCTTCTGCGGTTTGGCTCCGGGTCGTGGTGCTCGCGTCCGCCATGTGGTATATCGGATCGGTTGCGATTGGCAGATCCTACCCGAACTTCGTTACTGAAATTATTTTCACCGGCGCTACAGTTTGGCTCGGTTTCTCGGTGTACTTCTTTCTGTTCGGCTTCGCCCACGAAGTTGTGACTGGCGTCGCATGGCTCACGAAACTCCATAAACCGTTGCATCTTGAGTTTTCGCAACTGCAACGCTACATCGCACAAGGGAGTATCGCGGTCGCAATCCTTATCTCGTTTTGGGGAATTGTGGTTGCCCACGGCAAATTTACCATTCGGCAAGTTGAACATTACATCCCGAATCTTGACCCGGCGCTGGATGGATTCAAAATCGTGATGGTGAGCGACATTCATATCGGAGCGATCCACCGCGAAGGCTTCATGCAGAAAGTGGCTGCGGGAATCAACGCGAGGAAACCGGATCTCGTACTAATTCCCGGCGATGTTGCCGATGGCGATCGCTACCGGCTTTCCGAGAAAGTTGCGCCGCTCTTGCAATTGAAAACGAAACATGGCGTATACTGGTCGACCGGGAACCACGAGTACTACACCGGCGCTGGAACCGTGGTCGATGCAATGGAACGGGCGGGCGTCCCGGCTTTGCTGAACCGCGCGGTGTATGTTGCCGACAGGAAGCTTATCATTGCCGGAGTAAACGATCCCACTGACCGCCAAATGGGCGGCGAGGGGATGCGGCTCGATAAGGCATTGGCGGGCGTCGATACCGCGCTGCCGATAATTTTGTTGAGTCATCAACCGTTGAGATTCAAAGAGGCGTTTGCCGCCGGGGTCGATGTGATGCTGTCGGGACACACCCACGGCGGACAAACTTGGCCGTTCAATTACATCGTCAACCGCATCTGGCCGGTTCCCCGCGGCATTTACCGGCAGGATAACAGCATGTTGTATGTTTCGGTCGGGATTGGAACTTGGGGACCGCCGATGCGATTGGGACAACCGCCGGAAATCGTGGAAATCGTCTTGAGACCGGGGCAAACAAAAGAGTATCTTCCCGGTAGAAACACAGTGGCGACGAAATGA